A single genomic interval of Xyrauchen texanus isolate HMW12.3.18 chromosome 48, RBS_HiC_50CHRs, whole genome shotgun sequence harbors:
- the LOC127639479 gene encoding histamine H3 receptor: protein MVTCFSGFNSSGSNITTVSSDVDAFPGYTMVILAILMITLVVVVVVGNAFVILAFFVDKSLRNQCNYFFLNLAISDFLVGAFCIPVYIPYILTGRWMLGRGLCKLWLVMDYLLCTASVFNIVLISYDRFLSVTRAVRYRAQQGVTRLAVVKMLAVWVLAFLLYGPAIIFWELLVGESIVPEDECFAEFYCTWYFLLSASTFEFFSPFISVAFFNFSIYLNIQRRNRSRMAHMEAEKEDGWRVVDGQASSAFFVKTRKVSSSEPAAVSAVIQDQEEVSPSSSGDPSSTHSVSLTMKTTNTKRGLFNGWVRTRIIRAQEASTTCGPYRSGGHARLSRDKKIAKSLAVIVCVFGVCWAPYTLLMIIRAACSGTCVDHHWYEVTFWLLWLNSAINPFLYPLCHSSFRRAFAKILCPKRQSVRPHEESPSCQ from the exons ATGGTCACCTGCTTTTCTGGATTCAATTCTTCTGGCTCTAACATCACGACCGTCAGCTCGGATGTGGACGCGTTCCCCGGGTACACGATGGTGATCCTGGCGATCCTGATGATAACCCTGGTGGTCGTGGTGGTGGTCGGAAACGCGTTCGTCATCCTTGCCTTCTTCGTGGACAAAAGTCTTAGAAATCAATGCAATTACTTCTTCCTAAATTTGGCAATATCTGACTTCCTCGTCG GGGCCTTCTGCATCCCGGTCTATATTCCCTACATCCTGACGGGCAGGTGGATGCTAGGCCGTGGGCTCTGCAAGCTGTGGCTGGTGATGGACTATTTGTTGTGCACGGCATCTGTCTTCAATATTGTCTTAATCAGTTACGACCGCTTCCTGTCCGTTACACGAGCG GTAAGGTACAGAGCCCAGCAGGGGGTCACTCGTCTTGCAGTGGTCAAGATGTTGGCAGTGTGGGTCTTGGCATTCCTCCTCTATGGTCCAGCAATTATCTTCTGGGAGCTGCTTGTCGGAGAGAGCATTGTTCCGGAGGACGAGTGTTTTGCTGAGTTCTACTGCACCTGGTACTTCCTGCTCTCCGCTTCCACGTTTGAGTTCTTCTCTCCTTTCATCTCAGTGGCCTTCTTCAACTTTAGCATCTATCTCAACATCCAGCGGAGAAACCGTAGCAGGATGGCACACATGGAGGCTGAAAAAGAAGACGGATGGAGGGTCGTAGATGGCCAGGCCTCATCCGCGTTCTTCGTGAAAACACGCAAGGTATCCTCTAGTGAGCCAGCAGCCGTTTCAGCCGTGATACAAGACCAAGAGGAAGTGTCGCCTTCGTCCAGTGGAGATCCAAGCAGCACACACTCTGTGTCTTTGACAATGAAGACGACCAATACAAAACGGGGATTGTTCAACGGTTGGGTAAGGACACGCATAATACGTGCACAGGAAGCCTCGACCACTTGCGGTCCCTACAGGAGCGGAGGACACGCACGTCTCTCTCGAGACAAGAAGATTGCCAAGTCTTTGGCAGTCATAGTGTGTGTTTTTGGGGTGTGTTGGGCACCTTACACACTCCTGATGATCATTCGGGCTGCCTGCAGTGGTACTTGTGTGGATCATCATTGGTACGAAGTCACTTTCTGGCTCCTTTGGCTAAATTCGGCAATCAACCCTTTTCTCTATCCGCTTTGCCACAGTAGCTTTCGCCGGGCATTTGCCAAGATTTTGTGCCCCAAACGGCAGTCTGTTCGGCCACACGAGGAGAGCCCTTCATGCCAATGA